In Streptomyces durocortorensis, a genomic segment contains:
- a CDS encoding nitrobindin family protein, with protein MHHPLRPARELPFPDALGPHESPAPHPLLAPVTGYLGTWSGTGRGGYPTLDEGFTYAQEVTFSHDGRPFLAYEARAWLLGPDGLPVRPSARETGWWRLQPDGRVEALITQPTGVAEISVGQAHDGTVDLATHHVGLAPTAKTVEATRRRYTLTDGDTLTFVHELAAVGQPLQHHLSAELRRAAPGEGL; from the coding sequence ATGCACCACCCCCTCCGCCCCGCCCGCGAACTCCCGTTCCCCGACGCCCTCGGCCCCCACGAGTCACCGGCCCCGCACCCCCTGCTCGCCCCGGTCACCGGTTACCTCGGCACCTGGTCCGGTACCGGCCGCGGCGGATACCCGACGCTCGACGAGGGGTTCACGTACGCCCAGGAAGTGACGTTCAGCCATGACGGGCGGCCCTTCCTCGCGTACGAGGCGCGGGCCTGGCTGCTCGGCCCCGACGGGCTGCCCGTGCGGCCGTCCGCAAGGGAGACCGGATGGTGGCGGCTCCAGCCCGACGGGCGGGTGGAGGCGCTGATCACCCAGCCCACCGGCGTCGCGGAGATCTCGGTCGGTCAGGCTCACGACGGTACGGTCGACCTCGCCACCCATCACGTGGGGCTCGCCCCCACCGCCAAGACGGTCGAGGCCACCCGGCGTCGCTACACCTTGACGGACGGGGACACCCTCACCTTCGTCCATGAGCTCGCGGCCGTCGGACAGCCGCTCCAGCACCACCTGTCGGCAGAGCTTCGCCGGGCGGCGCCCGGCGAAGGCCTTTAG
- a CDS encoding NmrA family NAD(P)-binding protein, producing the protein MQTSAATLVIGATGTTGSRVVARLAAAGHRARAASRAARPVPGAEAVRFDWEDPSSHGEALTGADRVYLVPPIGHPDPAEVMLPFLERARDAGVRRAVLLSSSAIPAGGPATGRVHRALPSLFEEWAVLRPSWFMQNFTGDHTHALSIREAGVIRTAAGEGRVGFVDAEDIAAVAVHALTDERAPDTDLVLTGPRPLSYDEVASAVGRATGRDVRHERLTYETMRDRLAASGIPVLFAEMLAGMDRAIAGGAEDRVTDTVLRLTGRPPGDFDDFAARELGRTAGAADSRPDAQAR; encoded by the coding sequence ATGCAGACCTCCGCCGCAACCCTCGTCATCGGCGCGACCGGCACCACCGGCAGCCGTGTCGTCGCCCGCCTCGCCGCAGCCGGGCACCGTGCGCGGGCCGCCTCCCGTGCCGCCCGTCCGGTACCCGGCGCCGAGGCGGTCCGCTTCGACTGGGAGGACCCCTCCAGCCACGGCGAGGCACTGACCGGGGCGGACCGGGTCTATCTGGTGCCGCCGATCGGCCACCCGGATCCGGCCGAGGTGATGCTGCCCTTCCTGGAGCGGGCCCGCGATGCCGGGGTTCGCCGTGCGGTGCTGCTCAGCTCCTCCGCGATCCCGGCGGGCGGGCCCGCGACCGGCCGTGTCCACCGGGCCCTGCCCAGCCTCTTCGAGGAGTGGGCGGTGCTGCGGCCGTCCTGGTTCATGCAGAACTTCACGGGTGACCACACGCATGCCCTGAGCATCCGGGAGGCAGGCGTCATCCGGACCGCGGCGGGCGAGGGGCGGGTCGGCTTCGTGGACGCGGAGGACATCGCCGCGGTCGCCGTGCACGCCCTGACCGACGAGCGGGCACCCGACACCGACCTGGTCCTCACCGGTCCCCGGCCGCTGAGTTACGACGAGGTCGCCTCGGCGGTCGGCCGGGCCACCGGGCGGGACGTCCGCCATGAGCGCCTGACGTACGAGACCATGCGCGACCGGCTCGCCGCCTCCGGGATACCCGTCCTGTTCGCGGAGATGCTCGCCGGAATGGACCGCGCCATCGCCGGTGGAGCCGAGGACCGGGTCACGGACACCGTGCTACGGCTCACGGGTCGGCCGCCGGGCGACTTCGACGACTTCGCGGCACGGGAGTTGGGCAGGACGGCGGGCGCGGCAGACAGCCGTCCGGACGCTCAGGCCCGGTAG
- a CDS encoding VOC family protein → MVHVLGSRILLHPTDPERSRAFYGEALGLAVYREFGTGPERGTVYFLGGGFLEVSGRGEGPPSSSVQIWLQVDDAGAAHEDLRAKGVDVLRPPRREPWGLVEMWIADPDGVRIAVVEVPEDHPLRYRA, encoded by the coding sequence ATGGTGCACGTACTGGGCAGCAGGATTCTGCTCCACCCCACCGATCCCGAGCGTTCGCGTGCCTTCTACGGCGAGGCCCTGGGCCTCGCCGTCTACCGCGAGTTCGGCACCGGCCCCGAGCGCGGCACGGTCTACTTCCTGGGCGGCGGATTCCTGGAGGTCTCCGGGCGCGGCGAGGGTCCGCCCTCGTCCTCCGTGCAGATCTGGCTCCAGGTCGACGACGCCGGGGCCGCCCACGAGGATTTGCGGGCCAAGGGCGTCGACGTGCTGCGTCCGCCGCGGCGGGAGCCCTGGGGGCTGGTCGAGATGTGGATCGCCGACCCCGACGGGGTGCGGATCGCCGTGGTCGAGGTCCCGGAGGACCATCCGCTGCGCTACCGGGCCTGA
- a CDS encoding TetR/AcrR family transcriptional regulator, with translation MTARTPRKDAARNRAAVLAAADDLFARCESPAAVTMADIAAAAGVGKATLFRGFGDRTGLIRALFEARLEPIRAAVESGPPPLGPAAPPLRRVPALLDAVLCFKLDNRHLALALEDTGGDSPYRTEHYERWHRTLQGLLDRIEGFTGSAYAAHALLAATRADLVEHLVVQQGMGREELRANLADYAATVLASRPSPG, from the coding sequence ATGACCGCCCGCACGCCTCGCAAGGACGCCGCCCGCAACCGTGCGGCCGTCCTCGCGGCGGCCGATGACCTCTTCGCCCGCTGCGAGAGCCCCGCCGCCGTCACCATGGCCGATATCGCGGCGGCGGCCGGTGTCGGCAAGGCGACCCTCTTCCGCGGTTTCGGTGACCGCACCGGGTTGATCCGTGCCTTGTTCGAAGCGCGCCTCGAACCGATCCGGGCCGCCGTCGAGTCCGGCCCGCCGCCACTGGGCCCCGCGGCCCCGCCGCTGCGTCGCGTACCCGCCCTGCTGGACGCCGTCCTGTGCTTCAAGCTCGACAACCGGCACCTCGCCCTCGCTCTGGAGGACACCGGCGGAGACAGCCCGTACCGCACAGAGCACTACGAACGCTGGCACCGCACCCTCCAGGGCCTCCTGGACCGGATCGAGGGCTTCACCGGCAGCGCCTACGCCGCACATGCCCTGCTGGCGGCCACACGCGCCGATCTCGTCGAGCACCTGGTCGTCCAGCAGGGCATGGGCCGTGAGGAACTGCGTGCGAACCTGGCCGACTACGCCGCCACGGTCCTCGCATCCCGCCCTTCCCCGGGCTGA
- a CDS encoding DUF4190 domain-containing protein — MSLPSYPDPSYTGPPAAGQEPYGSHGPAPTNGFAVAALVLGLSACVFFWTVVGGVLLGLLAIVFGIIAALRTRQGRAPRRVMAIVGASFGALGLIGSAVLLVWVVNLVDSEEFRNFERCMDRAVGQTAQDRCTEDFLDELTN; from the coding sequence ATGTCCCTTCCCTCTTACCCGGACCCCTCGTACACGGGCCCGCCCGCAGCCGGGCAGGAACCCTACGGCAGTCACGGGCCCGCCCCGACGAACGGCTTCGCGGTCGCCGCCCTCGTCCTCGGCCTCAGCGCCTGTGTGTTCTTCTGGACCGTGGTCGGCGGGGTTCTCCTCGGACTGCTCGCCATCGTCTTCGGGATCATCGCAGCGCTCCGCACCCGTCAGGGCCGGGCCCCGCGCCGGGTGATGGCGATAGTCGGCGCCTCGTTCGGGGCGCTCGGTCTCATCGGTTCCGCGGTCCTCCTCGTGTGGGTGGTCAACCTGGTCGACTCCGAGGAGTTCAGGAACTTCGAACGGTGCATGGACCGCGCGGTCGGCCAGACGGCGCAGGACCGCTGCACCGAGGACTTCCTCGACGAGCTGACCAACTGA
- a CDS encoding MbtH family protein, protein MANPFEDENGTYLVLVNDEGQHSLWPAFAEVPAGWAVAHPEDTRQACLDYVERNWTDLRPKSLIESTAADPA, encoded by the coding sequence GTGGCCAACCCGTTCGAGGACGAGAACGGCACCTATCTGGTGCTCGTCAACGACGAGGGACAGCACTCCTTGTGGCCCGCCTTCGCCGAGGTGCCCGCCGGGTGGGCCGTGGCCCACCCCGAGGACACGCGCCAGGCCTGCCTGGACTACGTGGAGCGGAACTGGACCGACCTGCGGCCCAAGAGCCTGATAGAGAGCACGGCGGCCGATCCCGCGTGA
- a CDS encoding PfkB family carbohydrate kinase has translation MTGPQTPASAPVPGSGSVLVVGEALVDLVPVDGDPGFRAAQPGGAPANVAVGLARLGGRPSFVGGIGDDAFAGTIEAWLGGAGVDLSLSARPALPTALAVADPGRGGNSYRFHLRDTATFQLPDRSTEASRFGAVYVGGLAAVVEPAARAVAATARAAARDGLLAVDPNVREDRTLDPVRSLGRLRELCGLARVVKASDEDLVRLWPDAEPEASCRRLAAQERLVVLTRGPRGAVAYAHGAPAVSVPALPVRVVNTIGAGDAFMAGMLSWLGAEAGWRTDLSAEETRAMLEYAAGTAASVCARAGTEPTAPLAV, from the coding sequence GTGACGGGCCCCCAGACCCCCGCCTCCGCGCCGGTCCCCGGCTCCGGCTCCGTGCTCGTGGTCGGTGAGGCGCTGGTGGATCTGGTCCCGGTGGACGGAGATCCCGGGTTCCGGGCAGCCCAGCCGGGTGGCGCGCCCGCCAATGTCGCGGTGGGCCTCGCCCGGCTCGGCGGGCGGCCGTCCTTCGTGGGCGGGATCGGGGACGACGCCTTCGCGGGCACCATCGAGGCGTGGCTGGGCGGGGCGGGCGTGGATCTCTCGCTGAGCGCCCGCCCGGCGCTGCCCACTGCGCTCGCGGTCGCGGACCCGGGCCGCGGTGGGAACAGCTACCGCTTCCACCTGCGGGACACGGCGACCTTCCAGCTGCCGGACCGCAGCACGGAGGCGTCCCGCTTCGGCGCGGTGTACGTGGGCGGGCTCGCCGCGGTCGTGGAGCCCGCGGCCCGGGCCGTCGCCGCCACCGCGCGGGCGGCCGCCCGCGACGGGCTGCTGGCGGTGGACCCGAATGTCCGCGAGGACCGCACCCTCGACCCCGTACGGAGCCTCGGGCGGCTGCGCGAGCTGTGCGGCCTCGCCCGCGTCGTCAAGGCGAGCGACGAGGACCTGGTACGCCTGTGGCCGGACGCGGAGCCGGAGGCCAGCTGCCGCAGGCTGGCCGCACAGGAGCGGCTGGTCGTGCTGACCCGGGGCCCGCGCGGGGCCGTCGCGTACGCCCACGGCGCACCGGCGGTCTCCGTCCCGGCCCTGCCGGTGCGGGTGGTCAACACGATCGGCGCGGGCGACGCGTTCATGGCGGGGATGCTGTCCTGGCTCGGGGCGGAGGCGGGGTGGCGGACCGACCTGTCCGCCGAGGAAACGCGGGCGATGCTGGAGTACGCGGCCGGAACCGCCGCGTCGGTCTGCGCCCGGGCGGGCACGGAACCCACGGCCCCGCTTGCGGTGTGA
- a CDS encoding 50S ribosomal protein bL37, with translation MSSKRRRKKKARRKNGANHGKRPQC, from the coding sequence ATGTCCTCGAAGCGACGTCGGAAGAAGAAGGCCCGCCGCAAGAACGGCGCCAACCACGGCAAGCGCCCTCAGTGCTGA